ACACCAAATCTGTCAAGGCTGAATTTTAGGGAAAAATGATGCACAAGAAATTTAGAATATTTCCATTTCTTACAGAactaaaaacatggatttgagCCTGAACATTTCAGTCATGTAGCATCAATGACGCGTTAGAACAAGCTGATGCAGATTATTTGGTGCATGTGATACTGTATGCAGTGTGGAATAAGATGATTTTAACAACCTTAAAGCGTAAACTTTTTAAGGgatgaaaacacaatatataacaaagaaacaagatttaaaaaattacaaatttgAATGAATAACCATTTCTAACAGTTGCTTGATTCCACACCTTCTGATCTCATTTGAACTTTTCACTCTCATATATTTTGCATCATAATACCGCATTTTGCATAATCTTCCCACTCCACCTTTACTTCTAATTAACAGCAGTTGTTTAATCCCTGCCAATCAAATTCCTCAAACTAACAATCTGACTGCGTAAAGACCCAGATCCCCCCCCCTTTACACCCCCTTCCTCATTTTATTGTCGCCCCCTCTCTTGGTTTGCAGGTTTCCAGTGACTGAGTCCCTCTTCAGAGGATTAGAGAGATGCTTTACCTCTTTGTTTGTCCTTAGGTGTGAGCTGAAGGTGGCGTAGATCGTGTCAGACTTTTTGGATTCTTTTAGTATTTCACCTTGTTGGGTCCCAAAGCTCCACTGCCGTGCTCTCATATGAATATTCACTGCTTCTTGTCACGTGTCTCGCACATCTTGTGCTGTGGCTGTccttaaaagtacattttgagCACAgcagaatgaaaggaggaaggaaccCCCGTCGATTTGACTTTCCTTTGTAGGATTATTCTAATCAGggatttcacttaaaaaaaaaacaggtacaTGCATGTGCAGGAGtgactaaaataaaaagaaatgtcctGTAGATTGAAGTTCAGTAATCCATCTGTTTAATGgagaacacacaaaccagaatgTTTAGTGTGTGGCCATGATTAAAGTAGCAACATGAAAGTCAGGTGCTgagaaaaccagaaaaacacTGCTTTAAAGCACTACTAATCAATACTTTTTTACATACAAAGGATCAAATGACTATGATATTCCACTTTCTGTCAGCTGTGCTCGGCAGGTTGTGTACAGTGAGTTTATCAGAGCTGCTATAAAAACTGAACCATTTACCAACTTGTGTCTTAAAAGCAAAACTATGGCTTAGAGATGGCATTAATTAAAGTGAATTCCTCACTTTCTCCTTACTCTAGCTGCTAATGAGACAGATATtttcctcaggagttggtggtgATCAAGGCTGCAAATAGTTTGCCAGCTTTGAAACATGCTAAAATATCATTTGGCGTCTTCAGattctgccccctagtggtcaaaAAGTCAGTTAGAGCCGGTGTAAAGATTGTTGTAAGTTCAAGACCTTTATTTGTCCCCATCAAGTTAAGTTATGTTAAGTGTtccttgtgtttttatttaaagtctTGTTCAGcgtttggttgtactaaaagagTAAAAGTTGGATGTACAGTTTTTGCAGTAagtaaatatcttgttttaatGGGTTTAAGCCTATTTTTCGCTAgtgaaaattagcattagcatacTGTACACAAACTGTAATCTACTGTGTTTACCAAGCTACCAGTTAGCAGCTGGCATTAGGGTTAGCTCCATCATCTCGTCCAATTATGGTCGATTCTACCTCCAGAAATCCAAAATGGCAACACTCAATATGCAAAGTCTTAGCTTCAAGGTAATCATCCCGGTAGCTACATCCATTATTTCTTACAGTTTATGGCCCAAACCTAACCAGACATTAACCAGAGTGTTGTCacttctttaacctttgtgtcgtcccgccgggtcaaattgaccctgtctgttttgactgttccttctttccttcctccctccctccttctttccttccctccttccttcattcgttccttcctttgttccttccttcctcccttccttcctcccttccttctttcctccctccctccttctctctttctttcctccccattaccttccttctttcctttctttcctcccttccttccatccttccttcctccctcccttccttcatttttcctccctccttttcttccttcttcctcccttctttccttgactcgaggacagcaggagggttaaacatcatAATTTATAAACAGCGAtgtgtaacagttttggaaagcacacaCAAACGATGATGTTCTGCCAACAGGGGCACCAGATTAGAAAACACTTTAGTTTGGACGGTTTATTGGAATATTTAGTCCAGAATAACTGTCCCAACTATTTTTCATGTCATGGTGACTTaaaaagaatagtttgacattttgggagtTGTGCTCAATTGCTGTCTTGCTGAGAATAAGATGAGAAGAACCGAAGCGTAAAGCAGCATATAGACTCAGCAGCCGGTCTCACCATGAGACAACgtgtcatttttacttttacatttgtgCACAGATTGAACAGATATAGAGAGATGTTTTCCTAATCACAAAGCTTCATATTCAGTGTATAAGCATGAAAGTGGCATCAATTTTCTTATCAACAAATACATGCTTTTCCCAAATTTGGGAATAATGCTTGAAAGTAAGATTTTAAGCAAAACTTTTGTTTTCAAGATAAAAACAAGGCCATGTCTACATTTTGAATTAGGTCTCAACGACTTGTAATAAGTAGATGTCCTGCTTTGTAAGTAATTTCagtatatttttattgatgCGTCACAGCTTCATCAGAAGTTTCAGTTGCTCTAATTAGTCGCCACACTCCTCAACACACAACAAAAGTTTTACCCTGAAGGCTCGAAAAGACCAGAGGCGTACTGAGGAATGTGGTTTCTACACTGTTTTATCCTTACAGCCatccattcatttaaaaaaactttaaaaaaaatcttagtttatttgttttaactttGCTAACTTTTTAGTTTCAAGGCTCCTTGGAACActgtgaaatgaataaataacgcAAAACGCAGAATTAAATCCAAACAGATAAAGGACTGCTTCTCTAAAATTAGGAATAATATTATGGGAGTCATGAGAGAATATATACACCTGCTTCAGAGATGTATCTGCAGAGGTGGAAAAGAAATATGCTTTCTCATGTGTGCATCCATGTGATTGTAACAAAATGTTacggcaaaaaaaaaatatatatatatatatatataacataacaACGCATCTGCTCCTGCTGGCTCCAGAAATCCAAACTGTTAAGGTGAGATAATAGATGTGAGACTTTAAagcatcacacagacacaacagaaAGGGCTATTACTGCGTCTGatgaaaaacagataaattGTACTGTATTTCAGCCTGTGGCTAAGATCCCACCGGGCAGGGAGAATGAAGCGCTCTCCAAAATGAGCTCCACATCCCGGCAAATAGGACACAGCAGCTTCCCTGTGTGCTCCCGAGGCCAAACATTAAACTGTACATTAGATCCATCTCACTGTTCCTCTGTAAAGAGCTGGTGCAGCAGCCTGCAGGCACGCTTTCTCCAGCCTCTTCAGTCAGGTTtggtggtgaggaggatttgGCTGCATGTAATGGATAAATGAAGGCGTATTGTTGTGTCATCGAGAAATTTGTGTCAAACTGCAGAATTAACATATTTATGATTTTTCTCGTCTTCATCTTCTTCGGAAATGTTGAAAACAGCAAAGATAGGAAGTGTGGACTTTGATGTataatttcctgttttaattGAATTCAAGTTAAAGGTAGTATGTGGAGTTTGTGATTAttggatgtttaaaaaaaatctgatttgtaGAAAATTTGCACAATATTTCTGTCTGAGTATGTTTTGTACTACCACTGGGGGGCGCCAAAGTtagacattttcaaattttacagaTACTGTCTAATTTAAAGACACTGTTTTAGTCAGCAGTTACAACTTCTCCCATGAAAGCATAGTATATATTTCTACAATGTGCAGTTTATCTGTTTATACAGTAGTCTCAAGTTATGATGCCCACAGAAGGAGTTATAGTTATCgacaaatatattaataaacacTTCTATCTATATGTTATAAGTCATACTGAATGTCCGTGTTgcttataaatgttaatattggGACTTATGGAGTTACAGTTGCCGACCATAACAAACACTCAGGGTTCAGCTATTGTTTtgctttccaaaaaaaacacaaaatgagtaATTTCCTTGTTGCCACACTGTCAACTCCTATTGGTTGGTTGGGTTTGGATCTGAGGGAGGGGTGGCATGAACCTCCGATGCATTTTGTGTAAAggtttgtctgtcttttctttttattattattattattatgtatgtgCTTAAAATCAGGGCTAGAAAGAGTACTTGAAGTTACTTGAAAGAGGACGTATTCTGCACATTTCGAggtctatatatttatattctaggGTTCTACTGTGTGAAAAGTGCttcacaattaaataaataaaacttaaaatatatgAGTGAACAATGTGAACAGTCCAAATTCAAATGGATGGGAAAGCAGAGGTGACCCATCTTAGCAAATTAAGCCTTCACAGCAGATTGTAGCCCTGGCGtttgacttgcaggcagcatttttatgtatgttagcctcaagttttggaactttgaccatgttgaCAATGGAAATCCAGTATCATTACTTATCATGATGTCATACAATCACATGAGGCATGTTCTGTCccccttaacctttgtgtcgtcctcccgggtcaaattgaccccgtctgttttgactgttccttctttccttcctcctactctctttctttccttcctctctctttcctcccttccttctttccttcctccatccccttttcttccctccttccttccttccttccttccttccttccttccttccttccttcctcctttcctccctccctcctccctccctcctccctcctttccttccttcttcctccctcctttccttccttcttcctcctttcctccatccctccttctctctttccttctttcctctgtccttctttccttccttccttccttcctcccttcctcttttcctttctccctccctccttccttctttcctccctcccttccttcgttcctttcctcccttcctctctcctttccttccttcttccttcctcttttccttccttctttcctccgtccttcctcccttccttcctccctccttttcttccttcttcctccctcctttccttccttcttcctcccttccttcattgactcgaggacaacaggagggttaaacaaatttaattaaaagaaaagaaaaaatattttttatataatgtaatttaagGCCAACTAATTACATTGCTTTCATTCTGTTGCTCCCTTCTGACTTTACCTGTCTGCTTCCCTCCTGCTATAAAGTCTGCTTTTATCCACAGTGttattatcagtgtgtgtgtgtgtgtgtgtgtgtgtgtgtgtgtgtgtgtgtgtgtgtgtgtgtgtgtgtgtgtgtgtgtgtgtgtgtgtgtgtgtgtattttgtgtgtgttttagctgTATCGTTTTTGAGAGTGACGTTGAGTGAAGTCAGCCACCCTGGTCACGCTTGAGTGAAGTGGCGGGGAGTTTCATTACACTGTGAAATAACGATCGCACCGTGATTAAGTTGATTAGatttaatgaatatttgaaaGGCGAATCAAATTGCTGATTAAATATTTACTGGCGGTTTCTTTTCTGACAGACTGCAAGATCATATCACATCTCCCAAATGACTTGTAGGCTACTGTACCGTACTGGAAAGTCTTCACTGTAAGTCTTAACAGTCAATTTCAATATCATATCACTAAGATCATAACTGTTAATCAGGTTTATCACTTTAtcagttttaaatatgtttatttttatgatgataTAGCACAAATATTCTATTAACCTACTTGTGCTGGCCGATGTTGTGTTTCACATATGAAAATTGAATTATCCCTAAAAGTTACTAAGATTGTGAACTTGAATTAATAATAAGCAAATCTATATATTGTACCAGAAAATAGGTTAATGATTTGTCTGGTATCTTCTATTCTAATAGTCCTAAACCTTCACAAACCCgttaaagctgcattatatGAAACATGGAACAATGGCGACTCCAAGTGGCAACAAGAGGTAACTGCATGAGGTTTATGGGCTTCAGGCTGAAATTATCTAGgtgtaataataatcataatgtcTTTAAATTGGGCACAATGCATATTAAGCTGGTTATTCTGGTGCTTTAAACCAAAGGAATGAAACAGGAGATCTGACACATCGTCTTCTGACACAAACAGTCACAGTAGGAAACGATCTGGATTTCAccatatttataatttaatttgggCAAACGTACAGGTGTCAGGTATCAGGGATGGGATGTTTTATTCTCTATAAGGTCCCAGTTTTTGATTtacagtgatggaagaagtattcaaaTCCTTTAATTAAGtacaatgtagaaatactctattcttcttcttcttcttcttcttcttcttcttcttcttcttcttcttcttcttcttcttcttcttcttcttattgataataacaacaataataatgaatatattaataataatgatcattttagaACTTATTTTAAAGTACAATTTGCTAAGAAATACTATACTTTTTACTTAAGGTTTTCTTTAGGGAGATATTTCTTATTGAATCAAGGATCTAAGGATAGATGATGTTGCATGCAAATGtgtgatataaaataaaatatacaatataaaaatatacatacactATAAAAATTGACATGACTTGACCGTATAAATAACTGATGACTTCCAGTGTCACCCAGACAAACAGAAAGTGGGCAACAGCCTAATATTTTAGAAgaagtgaaatttaaaaatatattactgttataaatataaatataactacAGGAGACCAGCTGTATACGtttatgaacattttaagaCCTAATTATCAGAAAGAAAAACCTCTCAGATGAATCTAAATGTTGACTTTCACTGTAGCTGAAGCTAACTGACTTTTTATAGCTCAGCTCTACAGCTGGAACTGGAAATTAATTTGTTCCCTATCACCTCCTTGCAGCCACTTTGATAAGATATCTTTCAATGAGCAGCTGAGGCGTACAGCGAAGTCGatcaaatttattttaattacgTCAGAAAGCTGAAAGTCACTCTGcttcaaacaacacatttccaGTTAATGAGGAATATCTGTCTCAATGATAAGTGTTTGATAGTAatcttggttagggttagggttaaaaaaacaacaacttcttTTGCTGTAATTTCTTGGTAGCTTGACTCTGTCCTGATGTTaccatgccccccccccccccccccccctccctgccCCTTCATAGATCTGACAGGTTATAGAGGGGTGTGACCAGCATTTAGTGGAGTGCAGGAGCTGATAAGCTTCATTTTCTGCAGAGCAATGAGTAAACAAgctgaaaatgaatcatttttggATTACAACACAAGCTCTGCTGAAAAAGGCTGAAAATATATTGAGTCTTCTGACATTGAGAGGTGAGAAGATGCAGCAAGGAGTTCGGCTAGACCAGGAAACCTTCTCTTGTTcaatctgtctggatctactgaagaaTCCAGTGACtcttccctgtggacacagctactgcataAGCTGTATTAACAActtctgggatggagaggatgagAAGGAAATCTACAGCTGTCCTCAGTGCAGACGgaccttcacaccgaggcctgtcctgatgaaaaacaccatgttagcagatttaatggaggagctgaagaagactggacacCAAGATGCTCCTGCTGATctctgctatgctggacctaaAGACGTGTCCTGTGATGTCTgtactgggaggaagctgaaatcATCCAAGTCCTGTCTGAACTGCCtggcctcttactgtgagaaacACCTCCAGCCTCATTATGAATCTTCTGCATTTGAAAAACACAAGTTGGTCGACCCCtccaagaagctccaggagaacatctgttctcatcatgatgaggtgatgaagatgttctgccGGACTGATCAGCAgagtatctgttatctctgccctgtggatgaacataaaggccacgacacagtctcagctgcagcagaaaggactgagaggcagagagagctcgaggtgagtcgactaaacatccaacagagaatccaggacagagagaaagatgtgaagctgcttcaacaggaggtggagtcCGTCAGTcactctgctgataaagcagtggaggacagtgagaagatcttcactgagctgatccgtctcctccagaaaagaagctctgatgtgaagcagcagatcagatcccagcaggaaactgaagtgagtcgaatcaaagagcttcaggagaagctgcagcaggagatcactgagctgaagaggaaagacgctgaactgaatcagctctcacacacagaggatcacaaccagtttctacacaattacccctcagtgtcacaactcagtgaacctacagactcatccagcatcgatatccgtcctctgaaatactttgaggatgtgacagcagctgtgtcagagctcagagataaactacaggacatcctgaaggaggaatggacaaacatctcactgacagtgactgaagtggacgttttacttCCACAACcagagcccaagaccagagctgagttcttgAAATATGCTcatgaaatcactctggatccaaacacagcacatgTGCGCCTGTTATTATGTGAGAGGAACACAAAAGCAACAGTCATGGGAGAAAAGCAGTACTATTTTAGTGACTCAGACAGATTTACTGGATTTTTTCAAGTCCTGAGTAGAGAAAGTCtaactggacgttgttactgggaggtggagaaGGATCGGGGAGGAGTTTCAGTGGTAGTTGCATACAAAGACAGTGATACTTTAAATGAAAGAtttggacaaaataaaaagtcatgGGCATTAGACTTTTACAAACGTCGTTATGAATTCAGACATGACGATATCTCaactcccgtctcaggtcctTGTTCCTCCAGAGtaggagtgtacctggatcacagagcaggtattctgtccttctacagcgtctctgaaaccatgactctcctccacagagtcaggaccacattcactcagcctctctatgctggtgtttatttttatggtcCGACTGGAAGCACAGTTGAGCTGTGTAAGCTTCATTAGGCAAGAGTTACTGGACAGAAAAGGTGTAAGATAAAGTTTTTTAATATAGGTATTTTTCATTCGGAAGAGTGGTTGACACTGTTTGCTTTACCTGATCAGAATTTTCcagttttcttttacttttattgcaaaacataacaaaaatatatcactTCTTACATGATGCAGATATTACCCACAAAAGACCTACT
This genomic interval from Scomber scombrus chromosome 11, fScoSco1.1, whole genome shotgun sequence contains the following:
- the LOC133990088 gene encoding tripartite motif-containing protein 16-like, translated to MQQGVRLDQETFSCSICLDLLKNPVTLPCGHSYCISCINNFWDGEDEKEIYSCPQCRRTFTPRPVLMKNTMLADLMEELKKTGHQDAPADLCYAGPKDVSCDVCTGRKLKSSKSCLNCLASYCEKHLQPHYESSAFEKHKLVDPSKKLQENICSHHDEVMKMFCRTDQQSICYLCPVDEHKGHDTVSAAAERTERQRELEVSRLNIQQRIQDREKDVKLLQQEVESVSHSADKAVEDSEKIFTELIRLLQKRSSDVKQQIRSQQETEVSRIKELQEKLQQEITELKRKDAELNQLSHTEDHNQFLHNYPSVSQLSEPTDSSSIDIRPLKYFEDVTAAVSELRDKLQDILKEEWTNISLTVTEVDVLLPQPEPKTRAEFLKYAHEITLDPNTAHVRLLLCERNTKATVMGEKQYYFSDSDRFTGFFQVLSRESLTGRCYWEVEKDRGGVSVVVAYKDSDTLNERFGQNKKSWALDFYKRRYEFRHDDISTPVSGPCSSRVGVYLDHRAGILSFYSVSETMTLLHRVRTTFTQPLYAGVYFYGPTGSTVELCKLH